TTCCTCTCAAACCTGTCCTTTGTTGACATCTGCTTCATCTCCACCACAATCCCAAAGATGCTAGTGAACAACCAGAAACAGAGCAAAGATATCTCCTACATAGGATGTCTCAGTcaggtgtatttttttattgtttttgctggAATGGACGATTTCCTCCTGACTGTGATGGCCTATGACAGATTTGTGGCCATCTGCCACCCCCTGCACTACGTGGTCATCATGAACCCACGACTCTGCTGCATCTTGGTTCTGATGTGTTGGTTGATCATTTTATCTGTTTCCCTGTTTCATATTCTACTGATGGTACGACTGACTTTCTGCATAGGCACTGAAATTCCACACTTCTTCTGTGAACTGGCTCAGGTTCTCAAGGTGGCCTGCTCTGACACTCTCATCAATAATATCTCCTTGTATGTGGCCACTGCCCTCCTGTGTGCATTTCCTCTCACCGGGATCCTCTTTTCTTACTCTCAGATTGTCTCTTCCTTAATGAGGATGTCCTCTGCAGGaggaaaatataaagcattttccacCTGTGGGTCTCACCTCTCTGCAGTCTCCTTGTTTTATGGGACAAGCCTGGGGGTCTACCTCAGCTCTGCCGTGACCCATTCTTCCCAGAGAAGTTCAGTCACCTCAGTGATGTACACTGTGGtcacccccatgctgaaccccttcatctacagcctgaggaataAGGATGTGAAGGGGGCCCTGGGAAGGCTCCTCAATCGAGCAACCCCTTGTGTGTGATAAGTCACGTGCCTCAGAACTAAGTGGA
This is a stretch of genomic DNA from Equus quagga isolate Etosha38 unplaced genomic scaffold, UCLA_HA_Equagga_1.0 160191_RagTag, whole genome shotgun sequence. It encodes these proteins:
- the LOC124233191 gene encoding olfactory receptor 7D4-like, with translation SNLSFVDICFISTTIPKMLVNNQKQSKDISYIGCLSQVYFFIVFAGMDDFLLTVMAYDRFVAICHPLHYVVIMNPRLCCILVLMCWLIILSVSLFHILLMVRLTFCIGTEIPHFFCELAQVLKVACSDTLINNISLYVATALLCAFPLTGILFSYSQIVSSLMRMSSAGGKYKAFSTCGSHLSAVSLFYGTSLGVYLSSAVTHSSQRSSVTSVMYTVVTPMLNPFIYSLRNKDVKGALGRLLNRATPCV